Proteins co-encoded in one bacterium genomic window:
- a CDS encoding type II toxin-antitoxin system RelE/ParE family toxin: MSFRIEFTKRAVKELKKLPVQIQKQILNKTIILETEPFQFKNKIKKIKGFKFPCFRLRADTYSDSYRIFYGIEKNIIFVLRIIAKKDADKIIAQIRKIDFPPDL, from the coding sequence ATGAGTTTTCGAATTGAATTCACAAAACGAGCTGTCAAAGAACTCAAAAAACTTCCTGTTCAAATTCAAAAACAAATTCTCAATAAAACAATCATTCTTGAAACTGAACCCTTTCAATTCAAAAATAAAATCAAAAAAATTAAAGGTTTTAAATTCCCGTGCTTCAGGCTGCGTGCCGATACCTATAGTGATTCATATCGTATTTTTTATGGTATCGAAAAAAACATTATCTTTGTATTAAGAATTATTGCTAAAAAAGATGCTGATAAAATTATCGCACAGATTCGTAAAATTGATTTCCCGCCGGATCTTTAA
- a CDS encoding type II toxin-antitoxin system prevent-host-death family antitoxin translates to MQFINIKELGRSPSKYVKLANEKDDIIITRNGHPYAMMVKFQEEDMEDFILAKYIDVNSEFESAKSEYKSGKTSNIHDLLKDLDESSD, encoded by the coding sequence ATGCAATTTATAAATATTAAAGAATTAGGCCGTTCTCCTTCAAAATATGTCAAACTTGCCAATGAAAAAGATGATATTATTATTACACGGAACGGTCATCCTTATGCAATGATGGTGAAATTCCAGGAAGAAGATATGGAAGATTTTATTCTCGCAAAATACATCGATGTAAACTCTGAATTCGAATCAGCTAAATCCGAATACAAATCAGGGAAAACCTCAAATATTCATGATCTGTTGAAAGACTTAGATGAGAGCAGTGATTAA